The following are encoded together in the Choloepus didactylus isolate mChoDid1 chromosome 7, mChoDid1.pri, whole genome shotgun sequence genome:
- the LOC119539950 gene encoding transmembrane protein 243-like, whose product MEDFSTRTYGTSGLDNRPLFGETSAKDRIINLVVGSLMSLLILVTLISAFVFPQLPPKPLNIFFAVCISLSSITACILIYWYRQGDLEPKFRNLIYYILFSIIMLCICANLYFHDVGK is encoded by the exons ATGGAGGACTTTTCCACCAGGACCTATGGCACCAGTGGCCTGGACAACAGACCTCTGTTCGGAGAGACGTCGGCCAA GGATCGAATCATCAATTTAGTTGTTGGAAGCTTAATGTCTTTATTGATTCTAGTAACGCTGATCAGTGCTTTTGTTTTCCCTCAACTACCTCCAAAaccattgaatatattttttgctGTTTGCATCTCTTTGAGTAGTATTACTGCCTGCATACTTATCTACTGGTATCGACAAGGAGACTTAGAACCGAAATTTAGAAATCTAATTTACTATATCTTATTTTCTATCATCATGTTATGTATATGTGCAAACTTGTACTTCCATGATGTGGGAAAGTGA